Proteins co-encoded in one Bacillus infantis NRRL B-14911 genomic window:
- a CDS encoding ROK family protein: MEKYLAFDLGGTYVKYGIVTEQAEILETSKIKTPKTLDGLLEAMAEISEAHPECEGIAVCSPGAVSDEGIIYGSSAIPFIHGPNMKSQISERTGKQVFLGNDANCAGYAEIWKGAAKGRKDVLVMVIGTGIGGSVFKDGNLHKGANLHGGEFGYMFLTSDIKGDNDVWSRIASTKALVKKVAALKQVDPETLTGEEIFELAENGDETCLKALNDFYHYLAVGIYNLQYIYDPEVILIGGGISARKDLIDNINLKLDAILAKVGLAKIKPNIEACTFRQHANLLGAVYGYRR, encoded by the coding sequence ATGGAGAAGTATTTAGCTTTTGACCTTGGCGGCACGTATGTGAAATACGGCATTGTCACAGAGCAGGCGGAAATCTTGGAAACCAGCAAGATCAAGACACCGAAAACCCTGGATGGGTTATTGGAAGCCATGGCAGAAATCAGTGAAGCCCATCCGGAATGTGAAGGAATTGCCGTATGCAGCCCTGGTGCTGTTTCTGATGAGGGAATCATATATGGCTCCAGTGCGATTCCGTTTATCCATGGCCCGAATATGAAAAGCCAGATCAGCGAGAGAACAGGAAAGCAGGTATTCCTTGGCAATGATGCCAATTGCGCCGGCTATGCGGAAATATGGAAAGGGGCAGCCAAGGGCAGGAAGGATGTCCTTGTGATGGTAATCGGCACCGGGATCGGCGGCTCTGTGTTCAAGGATGGAAATCTGCACAAGGGAGCTAATCTGCATGGCGGAGAATTCGGCTATATGTTTTTAACATCAGATATTAAAGGCGACAATGATGTCTGGAGCCGGATAGCGTCCACAAAGGCCCTGGTCAAAAAGGTAGCTGCCCTCAAACAAGTGGATCCCGAGACTCTCACCGGCGAGGAGATCTTTGAGCTGGCTGAAAACGGGGATGAGACTTGTCTGAAAGCACTAAATGATTTTTATCATTATCTAGCGGTCGGCATCTATAACCTTCAATACATCTATGATCCTGAAGTTATTTTGATTGGCGGGGGCATCAGTGCCAGAAAAGATCTCATCGACAATATCAACCTTAAGCTTGATGCCATTCTTGCTAAGGTCGGCCTTGCGAAGATCAAACCGAATATAGAGGCCTGCACATTTAGGCAGCATGCTAATTTGCTGGGGGCTGTTTATGGGTATAGAAGGTGA
- a CDS encoding DUF2812 domain-containing protein has protein sequence MGKIVRKLRPNDYWRIGEHESWFTDMAAEGLHLKKMGSRFAKFAQGEPKKMRYRIDVSFSKKISSEQVEMYSESGWDYVTTYNYFHVFSSPAELHAPEIHTDPAEQSYTLKALDEKYTQTAWTVTIMILLTFGMLASIWFLDGTPTLMMVQGNVLTQTILSIILGYSAYNSLQAAISIRSLRKKLAEGKPIDHHAPWKKRFRRNTAIALLFIVTAGSTAAISFAQLSMMDTKTLPEGNIDLPIVRLADIEQNPDLSRGEPSYVDDDVDWGNRISYDWSPLAPVQYETDENGEVIGEKWYDGSGRYSPSIQTQVYQLSIAGLADNLLSDLVKRYRYEDSVEEFVQKKNPALDELIVYEEEGIKKVFASKGKTVIYVWYHGKADVDSVIEAVVENIR, from the coding sequence ATGGGTAAAATTGTACGCAAACTCCGGCCCAATGACTATTGGCGGATAGGGGAGCATGAAAGCTGGTTCACAGATATGGCAGCAGAAGGGCTTCACCTTAAAAAGATGGGGAGCCGGTTTGCTAAGTTTGCCCAAGGTGAGCCGAAGAAAATGAGATACAGAATCGATGTTTCGTTCAGTAAGAAGATTTCGAGTGAACAGGTTGAAATGTATTCCGAGAGCGGATGGGATTATGTGACTACCTATAATTATTTCCATGTGTTTTCTTCACCCGCTGAGCTTCATGCACCAGAGATCCATACAGATCCAGCGGAGCAGTCCTACACATTAAAGGCACTGGATGAAAAGTATACTCAGACTGCCTGGACCGTCACAATCATGATACTGTTGACGTTTGGGATGCTGGCTTCTATATGGTTCCTTGACGGAACACCAACTTTGATGATGGTTCAGGGCAATGTGCTTACACAAACAATTTTAAGTATCATCCTCGGATATTCGGCCTACAATTCTCTCCAGGCGGCGATTTCTATTCGGTCGCTGCGGAAAAAACTGGCCGAAGGAAAACCGATTGACCACCATGCTCCGTGGAAGAAGCGCTTCCGCCGGAATACGGCGATTGCCTTGCTTTTTATAGTAACAGCCGGTTCCACTGCTGCTATATCATTCGCGCAGCTTTCTATGATGGACACAAAAACATTGCCTGAAGGAAACATAGACCTGCCGATTGTGAGATTGGCAGATATAGAACAGAATCCGGACTTGAGCCGGGGCGAGCCCTCATATGTAGATGACGATGTGGATTGGGGCAACCGCATTTCCTATGACTGGAGTCCATTGGCACCCGTTCAATATGAAACAGATGAAAACGGAGAAGTCATTGGAGAGAAGTGGTATGATGGCAGCGGCAGATATTCACCTTCTATTCAAACACAGGTCTATCAGCTCAGCATAGCTGGTCTCGCGGATAATCTACTTTCTGATTTAGTGAAAAGATACAGGTATGAAGATAGCGTGGAGGAGTTCGTGCAAAAAAAGAATCCTGCTTTGGATGAATTGATTGTTTATGAGGAAGAGGGTATTAAAAAGGTGTTTGCTTCTAAGGGGAAAACCGTGATATATGTTTGGTATCATGGGAAAGCGGATGTAGATTCGGTGATAGAGGCTGTTGTAGAAAATATTAGGTGA
- a CDS encoding carbohydrate ABC transporter permease: protein MQPTKGTKIAIAAGLAPALLIYLVFAILPILQSFYYSLMEWNGFSAMKFVGLDNFVQLFQDSLFWNSVKNNIYVVLASVFGQVPIALFIALLLNRKIKGLKIFRTIGFLPVVLSTVVISLTWSLIFNSEQGLINELLRAVGLDFLAQNWLGDTKFSMIAVLVVVIWQFVGLYLIIFLAALQNVPQEVLEAAKIDGASEWTTTWKITIPMIWDTIIVAVILAISGSLKTFDLIYVMTHGGPAHSTDVMALYMFNETFSKLQYGYGSAVSVVIFFFSLILIYTVTKLLGRKMI, encoded by the coding sequence ATGCAACCTACAAAAGGTACGAAAATAGCGATTGCGGCCGGTCTGGCGCCGGCATTGCTCATTTACTTAGTTTTTGCGATTCTGCCGATCCTGCAGTCCTTTTACTATTCCCTGATGGAGTGGAACGGGTTCTCGGCCATGAAGTTTGTCGGTCTTGATAATTTTGTTCAGTTATTCCAGGATTCCCTTTTCTGGAATTCAGTAAAAAATAATATTTACGTCGTTTTGGCTTCTGTATTTGGGCAGGTTCCCATTGCCTTATTTATTGCTTTACTGTTAAACCGGAAAATCAAGGGCTTGAAAATTTTCCGTACGATCGGTTTTCTTCCCGTCGTTTTGTCAACGGTTGTCATCTCTTTAACCTGGAGCCTTATTTTCAACTCTGAACAGGGATTGATCAATGAATTGCTTCGGGCAGTCGGGCTGGACTTCCTGGCACAAAACTGGCTGGGCGATACCAAATTTTCCATGATTGCTGTTTTGGTGGTCGTTATCTGGCAGTTCGTCGGCCTGTATCTGATCATCTTCCTTGCTGCCTTGCAGAATGTACCGCAGGAAGTGCTGGAAGCGGCGAAAATCGATGGTGCTTCTGAATGGACAACAACCTGGAAAATTACGATTCCGATGATTTGGGATACGATCATTGTAGCGGTCATTCTTGCCATCTCCGGAAGTTTGAAAACATTTGATTTGATTTATGTCATGACACATGGCGGCCCGGCGCATTCAACGGACGTTATGGCACTGTACATGTTCAATGAAACGTTCAGCAAGCTTCAGTATGGATACGGCAGTGCAGTTTCCGTCGTTATATTCTTCTTCAGCCTCATTTTGATTTACACGGTGACAAAACTTCTTGGACGTAAGATGATATAA
- a CDS encoding sensor histidine kinase — MPRNWNLKRKFVTVFFILISLPTIFLGVLIYYQATDAFKKQAEENILSRFEKNQETLNSIIRDVESMSSYMIYDQDFRSFFKLPKYRVQEIRLAEEEIRGYFTFQLMSYDYIDSIELTSRGDRSFQTGNPVSGVQEEPFVEKAIEANGSPSWSGSYEVESDWGGKHSVVLMTRVINDLRNISEPIGLAKIRLDTKKVFRRVEVDPSQQGDYFILSNQGDVILHKDPSIVGKRFPDRELLDAILKSDEHTVRYKKDGNVFLIVKREVKNTNWLSVAMVNQDIVVGNLYNVRNLILFMILLLALLGGIAFIGFYLRLVKPIVELTGQTEQLEKGNFSAKVKVGSQDEIGILGMRFNQMVSKIQKYIDIEYRLKIKQKESELKALQNQIDPHFLYNTLDLIRWTARMEKAYETGGLIEKLSRIFRMNLNMGKMWVSVEKEMIYLQNYLELQRSRMGEHRLQFAIYYDYEIKDAYLMKQILQPIVENSIAHGFRNLPRKGKITIRCYRREQEVWIDVIDNGWGFPEQEEAAENNQTGYALSNLKERIEIAFGGSFGIEQEASREGAWIRVKLPVLCESDIEAISDKSGEE, encoded by the coding sequence ATGCCCCGTAACTGGAATTTAAAAAGAAAATTTGTAACCGTGTTCTTCATTTTGATCTCTTTGCCAACCATATTTTTAGGCGTCCTGATTTATTATCAGGCAACCGATGCTTTTAAAAAACAAGCGGAGGAGAATATTCTTTCGCGGTTCGAGAAAAACCAGGAAACATTGAATTCGATTATCCGGGACGTTGAAAGCATGTCCTCTTATATGATTTATGATCAGGATTTCCGGAGCTTTTTTAAGCTGCCAAAGTATAGGGTCCAGGAAATCAGACTGGCAGAGGAAGAAATTCGGGGCTATTTTACTTTTCAGCTTATGAGCTATGACTATATTGATTCGATTGAACTGACCAGCCGTGGTGACCGCAGCTTTCAGACGGGAAACCCGGTCAGCGGTGTTCAAGAAGAACCGTTCGTCGAAAAAGCGATTGAGGCCAATGGCTCTCCAAGCTGGAGCGGTTCTTATGAAGTGGAAAGTGACTGGGGCGGCAAGCATTCAGTGGTTCTGATGACCAGGGTGATCAATGATTTGCGGAATATATCTGAACCGATTGGTTTGGCTAAGATCCGTCTGGATACGAAGAAGGTATTTCGAAGGGTAGAAGTAGATCCTTCTCAGCAAGGGGACTATTTTATCTTATCTAATCAAGGGGATGTGATCCTTCACAAAGATCCTTCCATTGTCGGTAAGAGGTTTCCGGACAGGGAGCTATTGGATGCCATCCTGAAAAGCGATGAGCATACAGTCCGTTATAAGAAAGATGGAAACGTATTCCTAATTGTAAAAAGGGAAGTAAAGAATACAAACTGGCTGTCGGTGGCGATGGTGAACCAGGATATCGTGGTCGGTAACCTGTACAATGTCAGGAATCTTATTCTTTTCATGATCCTATTACTTGCCCTGCTCGGCGGGATTGCGTTTATCGGCTTTTATTTAAGGCTGGTAAAACCAATTGTGGAGCTGACGGGCCAAACGGAACAATTAGAAAAAGGGAATTTCAGCGCGAAGGTAAAGGTTGGGTCTCAGGATGAAATCGGAATATTGGGGATGAGATTCAATCAGATGGTATCAAAGATTCAAAAGTATATCGACATAGAGTACCGTCTAAAGATCAAACAAAAAGAATCGGAGCTTAAGGCCCTGCAGAATCAAATCGATCCTCATTTTTTATATAACACTCTGGATTTGATCCGCTGGACTGCAAGGATGGAAAAGGCATATGAAACAGGCGGGCTAATCGAGAAACTATCGAGAATTTTCCGCATGAATCTGAATATGGGCAAGATGTGGGTCTCTGTTGAAAAAGAAATGATATACCTGCAAAACTATCTGGAGCTGCAGCGAAGCAGGATGGGAGAGCATCGTCTGCAATTTGCAATCTACTATGATTATGAAATCAAAGACGCGTATCTCATGAAACAAATTCTGCAGCCGATTGTGGAGAATAGCATCGCGCATGGGTTCAGGAATCTGCCCCGGAAAGGCAAGATCACGATCCGCTGCTACAGGCGGGAGCAAGAGGTTTGGATTGATGTGATTGATAACGGATGGGGATTTCCGGAGCAGGAGGAAGCTGCGGAAAACAATCAAACCGGCTATGCCTTAAGTAATCTTAAAGAACGGATTGAGATCGCTTTTGGCGGAAGCTTCGGGATTGAACAAGAAGCCAGCCGTGAAGGCGCCTGGATTCGAGTGAAACTGCCAGTCTTGTGCGAAAGCGACATAGAAGCAATTTCTGATAAGTCGGGTGAAGAATAA
- a CDS encoding extracellular solute-binding protein yields the protein MKKMGLILSGLVVAAGLVGCSGGDEKAGSNGDAVELTLWNDWTEDRPENAAYKNMVEKFNEEHDDIEVVIEAIPHDQYETKLRTQAAGNQLPDMFRVWPGARIAPLVEGNALLSLNEIVDNWEGTIPEGIMKDYAVDGEHYAIPGNISETSLIYYNKELVSQAGFEEFPKTYEELKSLIEALNGEDITPIALGNKGIWPLQSVYISTIADRFTGSDFLPNVLNGDGSFEDEQFIKSLEVIDELTKMNAFNADMNTLDEAQARNNFISGKTAMHFAGSWAIGPILDSAENVDNIGVAPFPTFEGAEGDQEKIAGVAGGGIALNSKLSGEEKEAAFEFLKFFYSEDMYQQLLEANIVVPADLEMGDDIPEIFQTANKLAQGGLSPVYDATLTPELTDMINNGLQSITLGEKTPEELAAEMQKEAEK from the coding sequence ATGAAGAAGATGGGACTTATTCTTTCTGGTTTAGTGGTTGCTGCAGGACTGGTTGGCTGCAGCGGGGGAGATGAAAAAGCGGGTTCGAATGGCGATGCTGTTGAATTGACGTTATGGAATGACTGGACAGAGGATCGCCCGGAAAACGCAGCATATAAAAATATGGTAGAGAAATTCAATGAAGAGCATGATGATATTGAAGTCGTGATTGAGGCGATTCCGCATGATCAGTATGAAACCAAATTAAGGACACAGGCTGCAGGCAACCAATTGCCGGATATGTTCCGTGTATGGCCTGGTGCCCGAATTGCTCCGCTGGTTGAAGGAAATGCGCTTCTTTCGCTGAACGAGATTGTTGATAACTGGGAAGGTACGATTCCTGAGGGTATCATGAAGGATTATGCCGTTGATGGGGAGCACTATGCGATTCCTGGAAACATCAGTGAAACGAGCTTGATTTACTATAACAAAGAGCTTGTGTCACAGGCGGGCTTCGAGGAGTTCCCAAAAACGTATGAAGAGCTGAAATCATTGATTGAAGCATTGAACGGTGAAGATATTACACCGATCGCCCTTGGCAATAAAGGGATCTGGCCGCTGCAGTCAGTATACATTTCAACGATTGCGGACCGCTTCACTGGGAGTGACTTCTTGCCGAATGTGCTGAATGGTGATGGTTCTTTTGAAGATGAGCAATTTATCAAAAGTTTAGAAGTTATTGATGAGTTAACCAAGATGAATGCTTTTAATGCAGACATGAATACATTGGATGAAGCTCAGGCCCGCAACAACTTTATCTCCGGAAAGACTGCGATGCACTTTGCTGGATCTTGGGCAATCGGGCCGATTTTAGACAGTGCGGAAAATGTGGATAACATTGGTGTCGCTCCTTTCCCTACCTTTGAGGGAGCAGAAGGGGATCAGGAGAAGATAGCTGGTGTAGCTGGAGGCGGAATTGCCTTGAACAGTAAATTAAGCGGCGAAGAAAAGGAAGCTGCTTTTGAATTCCTGAAGTTCTTCTATAGTGAAGATATGTATCAGCAATTGCTGGAAGCGAATATCGTTGTTCCTGCCGACCTGGAAATGGGCGACGATATCCCTGAAATCTTCCAAACTGCCAACAAGCTGGCACAGGGCGGATTGTCACCGGTTTATGATGCGACCTTAACACCGGAATTGACGGATATGATCAACAATGGCCTGCAATCTATCACTCTGGGAGAGAAGACTCCTGAAGAGCTTGCTGCCGAGATGCAAAAAGAGGCAGAAAAATAA
- a CDS encoding carbohydrate ABC transporter permease translates to MQPVMSKPPTIDAEPKRKKLKWKRPIIYAVLIIFAIVNAYPIIWMAINSFKSEKEFATNQFGLPSTFVFENYLSAWETANLGTLFTNSLFVTITATLLTVLIGAIASYFLSRFHFKLNKAAYVFFIFGMLIPIHATLVPMFILMRNLGLLNMPITLIFPYIAFHLPITIFILTSFMKAFPKDIEESAIMDGCGIFRIFWSIILPMSRPALATVVILNFIYNWNEFSFALVLINDPALQTLPLGLASFAGQFTTNYGAQMAGLTMSMIPILAFYLLLEKEIVNGMTAGAVKG, encoded by the coding sequence ATGCAGCCGGTTATGTCTAAACCGCCGACGATAGATGCTGAACCAAAGCGGAAGAAGCTGAAGTGGAAAAGGCCGATTATATACGCTGTTCTCATCATCTTCGCCATTGTCAATGCCTATCCAATCATTTGGATGGCCATTAATTCATTCAAATCAGAAAAAGAATTTGCGACCAATCAATTCGGTCTCCCAAGCACATTTGTTTTTGAAAATTACCTCAGCGCATGGGAAACCGCCAATCTGGGGACCTTATTCACCAATAGTTTATTTGTTACAATAACGGCGACACTATTAACGGTCCTGATAGGTGCAATCGCCTCTTATTTTCTATCAAGATTCCATTTTAAGCTGAATAAAGCGGCCTATGTCTTCTTTATATTCGGAATGCTGATTCCGATTCATGCGACACTTGTGCCGATGTTTATATTAATGAGGAATTTAGGGCTTTTGAATATGCCGATTACACTGATTTTTCCGTATATCGCCTTTCATCTGCCGATTACGATTTTTATTTTGACAAGCTTTATGAAGGCTTTTCCAAAGGATATTGAGGAATCAGCCATTATGGATGGCTGCGGGATTTTCCGTATTTTCTGGTCGATTATCCTGCCGATGTCGCGTCCGGCCTTAGCAACGGTCGTCATCCTGAATTTCATTTATAATTGGAATGAATTCTCATTCGCCCTCGTTTTAATCAATGACCCGGCATTGCAGACACTTCCACTTGGTCTGGCAAGCTTTGCGGGACAATTTACGACGAATTACGGCGCACAAATGGCTGGATTGACCATGTCCATGATTCCGATTCTCGCTTTCTATCTATTGCTAGAAAAAGAAATTGTCAATGGAATGACAGCAGGTGCCGTAAAAGGCTAA
- a CDS encoding glycoside hydrolase family 1 protein, which produces MEKINVSIPKDFIIGAAVSAWQTEGWSGKKDSQDSYMDLWYKNNKNVWHNGYGPAVATDFRNRYKEDIAAMKEIGLTHFRTSINWSRFLTDYENAIVDEEYADYIGDVIDELQANGVEPMICLEHYEVPGQLFEKYDGWGSKHVVELFVSYADKVFDRYGDRVKHWFVFNEPVVPQTRMYLDAIRWPFEQNTKKWMQWNYNKGLATARIVQLFKEKGLKEKAGAKIGTILNPEVTYARSSAPHDQEAAKMYDLFFNRVFLDPAIKGVYPEELLELNQKHGIAFDHTEEELQTIKENTVDYVGLNLYFPHRVQARTSAWNERMPFHPAYYYEKFDLPGKKMNPYRGWEIYPKIMFDMAVRMKEEYGNIEWFIAENGMGVENEQRFKNEEGIIQDDYRIEFISEHLKWLLKAVDEGANCKGYMLWALSDCVSPMNAFKNRYGLVEINLEDNLKRSLKKSAYWYKQIIETREFEAHNDELNK; this is translated from the coding sequence ATGGAAAAAATCAATGTGAGTATACCGAAGGATTTCATCATCGGAGCGGCAGTGTCCGCATGGCAGACAGAAGGTTGGTCAGGCAAAAAGGATTCACAGGATTCATATATGGACCTTTGGTATAAAAATAATAAAAATGTCTGGCACAATGGCTACGGCCCTGCTGTAGCGACTGACTTCAGGAACCGCTATAAAGAAGATATTGCGGCCATGAAGGAAATCGGGCTGACCCATTTCCGTACATCTATCAACTGGTCCCGCTTTTTAACAGATTATGAGAATGCGATAGTTGACGAAGAGTATGCAGATTATATCGGTGATGTGATCGATGAGCTGCAGGCAAACGGTGTAGAGCCGATGATCTGTCTGGAGCATTATGAAGTACCGGGCCAATTGTTTGAAAAATATGATGGCTGGGGCTCGAAGCATGTGGTGGAGCTGTTTGTTTCATATGCAGATAAAGTGTTTGACCGCTATGGGGACCGTGTAAAGCACTGGTTTGTCTTCAATGAGCCGGTTGTTCCGCAGACCAGGATGTACCTGGATGCGATTCGCTGGCCATTTGAACAGAATACGAAAAAATGGATGCAGTGGAACTATAATAAAGGGCTTGCAACAGCCAGAATCGTTCAATTGTTTAAGGAAAAGGGCCTGAAAGAGAAGGCAGGGGCTAAGATTGGGACCATCCTCAATCCCGAAGTCACGTATGCCAGATCATCTGCGCCGCATGATCAGGAAGCAGCGAAAATGTACGATCTCTTCTTCAACCGTGTGTTCCTGGATCCGGCGATTAAAGGGGTATACCCAGAGGAGCTGCTGGAGTTAAATCAGAAGCATGGGATTGCGTTTGACCATACAGAGGAAGAGCTGCAGACAATCAAGGAAAATACTGTCGATTATGTCGGCTTGAACCTATATTTCCCGCATCGTGTGCAGGCAAGGACTTCTGCCTGGAATGAGCGTATGCCGTTCCATCCGGCCTATTATTACGAGAAGTTCGACCTTCCCGGGAAAAAGATGAACCCGTACCGCGGGTGGGAAATTTATCCGAAGATCATGTTTGATATGGCCGTGAGAATGAAGGAAGAGTACGGAAACATCGAATGGTTCATTGCTGAAAACGGCATGGGCGTCGAAAATGAGCAGCGCTTTAAAAATGAAGAAGGCATAATCCAGGATGATTACCGCATCGAATTTATTTCAGAACATTTGAAGTGGCTGCTGAAGGCTGTGGACGAAGGGGCCAATTGCAAAGGCTATATGCTATGGGCGCTTTCTGATTGCGTGTCGCCGATGAACGCCTTCAAGAACCGCTATGGACTGGTGGAAATCAATCTGGAAGACAATCTAAAGCGAAGCCTGAAAAAATCGGCTTACTGGTATAAGCAGATCATTGAAACAAGAGAATTTGAAGCCCATAACGATGAGCTGAATAAATAG
- a CDS encoding response regulator transcription factor has translation MTFKMLIVDDEPMICRGLAYTIPWEEHQIEVAGLAHDGEEAMNKVKELNGVDIVITDIRMPNKDGLDLAAFLKERYPQTRIIMISGYDEFKYAQKAIQLGVEDYLLKPVNIDELLEVAQKITKEIHQRQAERRQHEQIRLRNLIYHHVFDYPTDETAGNDLLETTPCFAFISMKKQDAITGAAHPEEEKAQKARWKKSIDDAFAEIDVRSVSIFMSENLLLTCLVEQSDSLAKDRIGKLVCEDSWVFLLSDHAVPLGSLSQAIGPLREGVRHLPINSEKIFFCSELEKAESRSTPYPEQMEEKLIQAILRVDQNQIEEHVHLLVNYLKSNQFLLEESISICRRMSRGLRSRLKSLGQKDSFHFPSVFEQGAELLIAESYAVFGGWLLQDIERAIHVFNLKAADNKDWLIERALEYIRTYYKSEIKAQEVADVVNITPNYFSSLFKQKTGKSFNEYVNHMRVEEAKTLLEETPFKINEIAEQAGFHEYKYFVEVFRKFSGMTPTQYRKLRST, from the coding sequence ATGACCTTCAAAATGCTGATTGTAGATGATGAACCTATGATTTGCCGGGGGCTGGCGTATACCATTCCTTGGGAAGAACATCAGATTGAAGTCGCCGGCCTTGCGCATGATGGCGAGGAAGCGATGAACAAGGTAAAAGAACTGAATGGCGTCGATATTGTGATCACCGATATCCGAATGCCGAATAAAGATGGGCTGGACCTGGCTGCTTTTCTAAAGGAGAGATATCCGCAAACCAGGATCATCATGATCAGCGGCTATGATGAGTTTAAATATGCGCAGAAAGCGATCCAGTTAGGTGTGGAGGATTATCTGCTCAAGCCGGTAAACATTGATGAATTGCTTGAGGTTGCCCAAAAGATAACCAAAGAAATCCATCAAAGGCAAGCTGAACGCAGACAGCATGAACAAATCAGGCTCCGGAATCTCATTTACCATCATGTGTTTGATTACCCGACTGATGAGACAGCAGGGAATGACCTGCTTGAAACCACTCCATGCTTTGCTTTTATCAGCATGAAAAAACAGGATGCGATCACCGGGGCAGCACATCCTGAAGAAGAAAAGGCACAGAAAGCTCGTTGGAAAAAATCTATCGATGATGCTTTTGCAGAAATTGATGTTAGAAGTGTTTCAATCTTTATGAGTGAAAATCTGCTGCTGACTTGTCTTGTGGAGCAATCTGACAGCCTGGCAAAGGACCGGATCGGAAAGCTGGTATGTGAAGATTCCTGGGTCTTCCTGCTAAGCGACCATGCTGTTCCGCTGGGCAGCCTTTCTCAGGCAATCGGGCCGCTGCGGGAGGGAGTCCGGCATCTTCCTATAAACAGTGAAAAGATTTTCTTTTGTTCCGAATTGGAAAAAGCAGAAAGCCGCAGCACTCCATATCCCGAACAAATGGAAGAGAAGTTGATTCAAGCGATTTTAAGAGTTGACCAAAATCAGATTGAAGAACATGTCCATCTCTTAGTGAACTATCTGAAATCTAATCAGTTTTTATTGGAAGAATCGATTTCAATCTGCAGGAGAATGAGCCGAGGGCTGAGGAGCAGGCTGAAGAGTTTAGGGCAAAAAGATTCCTTCCATTTTCCATCGGTGTTTGAACAGGGAGCAGAGCTGCTCATTGCAGAATCTTATGCTGTGTTCGGCGGGTGGCTGCTCCAGGATATTGAAAGGGCGATCCATGTGTTCAATCTGAAAGCAGCTGATAACAAAGATTGGCTGATTGAAAGGGCCCTGGAATACATAAGGACCTATTATAAGTCAGAAATAAAAGCCCAGGAAGTTGCTGATGTGGTCAATATCACGCCCAATTATTTCAGCTCTTTATTCAAACAGAAAACAGGCAAGTCCTTTAATGAGTATGTCAACCATATGCGTGTGGAAGAAGCAAAAACCCTGCTGGAGGAAACACCTTTTAAAATCAATGAAATTGCTGAACAGGCAGGGTTTCATGAGTATAAGTATTTTGTAGAAGTGTTCCGCAAATTTTCAGGCATGACGCCGACGCAGTACCGAAAGTTAAGATCCACCTAA
- a CDS encoding PadR family transcriptional regulator, translating into MAYTGGPMTEAMYYVLLALMRPNHGYQLMHAIAEVSHGRVNMGPGTLYGVLSRMQKDGLISLAENDGRRKTYKITTDGEQALRVEYGRLKALIEDSRILEEGEGNG; encoded by the coding sequence ATGGCGTACACTGGAGGCCCAATGACCGAAGCCATGTACTACGTACTCCTTGCACTCATGCGTCCCAATCATGGCTACCAGCTGATGCATGCCATCGCTGAAGTTTCACACGGCCGGGTGAATATGGGACCGGGAACACTTTACGGAGTGCTTTCAAGGATGCAAAAGGACGGACTCATTTCCCTGGCTGAAAACGATGGCAGAAGGAAGACCTATAAAATTACAACTGATGGGGAACAGGCCCTGCGTGTGGAGTATGGCCGATTAAAAGCCCTGATTGAAGACAGCAGGATTTTAGAGGAGGGTGAGGGGAATGGGTAA